From Bacillota bacterium:
CTGGTCCTCAGCCTACCGGGACGGCGAGTGGATCCAGGTCGACCTCGGCCAGACAACCACGTTCAACACGGTGCTCCTCCGATGGGAGGCCGCCTATGCCGTGCAATGGTCGCTGCGGGTGTCGGATGACGGGGCTAGTTGGACGACCGTCTTCAGCACCGCTGAGGGAAAGGGCGGCGTGGAGCGAGCCGTGTTCGCCCCTGTGACCGCTCGTTACTTGCGCCTCGTGGGGGACACCCGGATGACGGAATGGGGCGTTAGCCTGTGGGAGATCGAGGTGTACCACGCTCCGTCGCTCGCACTCACCCCGGCCGGCAAGCCCGAGCAGTTGCAGGCGGAAGTAACGGCCATTGCGGGCGGGCGCCCGCTCGGGCAGGAATCGGGCAAGGCGGCTACCCGCCGCATCGGTACCGGAGTCGCCGTCGTCGAGAGCGCCTCCACCGCTGCCTTCTACGGCGCTGACTCGTACCGGGTCCTAACCGGGGCAGCGAAGGGCGCGCTCGCTCAGGCCGAGATCCCCTTCACCTCCGTGACCGACGAGGAGGTGGCGGCGGGAGCCCTGATGCGATACGCGGTGGCGGTCCTCCCGTCCAATGCCACCATGGACCCCGCAGTCGCCGCGGCCATCAACGAGTTCATCGACGCTGGAGGCGGGGTGCTGGCCGCGTACGAGACGTCGGCCCGCAACACCCAGGGCAAGATGCTTCCGGCCATGCAGCTCGGTGACCGGCTTAAGGTGAAGCTGGTCGGCTGGGACTCCGGGCCCGACAAGTACTCGTACATCCTGGTCAAGCAGCCCGGGCACCCGGTTTTCGCAGGGTTACCCGAGAAGATCCCGATGGCCCGGCACATGACCTTTGTGGCCGAGCCACTCGCCGGCGGCCAGGTTATCGGCACCTGGCTGAACTCCGACGGAAAGTCGGCGTCCCAGGCAGCCCCGAAGGATGCCGCGGTGATCGTCACCGAACGAACCGTCTATTTCTCGGAGAACATCTTCGACACCCAGCAAAACGCCGAAAACCTCACGCGGCTCATCGCGAACAGCGTCCGCTACCTCCTGTCACAGACGGGCGGAGGAGCCAGCGCCGAGGAGCAGGCGCGCCAGGAGCTGGCCACCGCTCGAAAGGCACGAGAGACAGCCCGCGAGGCCCTGGCCCGGGCACGGGCCGAACTGCGCGACGTCCCCTACTCCGCCCTGGAACAGGCTGTCTCGGCGGCCTCGCAGGCGGCCGATCGTGCCGAG
This genomic window contains:
- a CDS encoding family 10 glycosylhydrolase, giving the protein MSPTGSALTTILGTVARAALLIALAVGAQGVQAGAAGGATTAPGDLGANLALGRSVTASSVQQINPGDEERYRPQAAVDGNLETRWSSAYRDGEWIQVDLGQTTTFNTVLLRWEAAYAVQWSLRVSDDGASWTTVFSTAEGKGGVERAVFAPVTARYLRLVGDTRMTEWGVSLWEIEVYHAPSLALTPAGKPEQLQAEVTAIAGGRPLGQESGKAATRRIGTGVAVVESASTAAFYGADSYRVLTGAAKGALAQAEIPFTSVTDEEVAAGALMRYAVAVLPSNATMDPAVAAAINEFIDAGGGVLAAYETSARNTQGKMLPAMQLGDRLKVKLVGWDSGPDKYSYILVKQPGHPVFAGLPEKIPMARHMTFVAEPLAGGQVIGTWLNSDGKSASQAAPKDAAVIVTERTVYFSENIFDTQQNAENLTRLIANSVRYLLSQTGGGASAEEQARQELATARKARETAREALARARAELRDVPYSALEQAVSAASQAADRAEVAWNAKNWEAVRAAAQEAREAAKQARLVSVESRRVEARGFWVDNGQLARLGGRKGVQRLLDQLSAMNINIIYPETVFRGYTLYPSEVGPQDPRFASWSEDPLQVIVEEAHQRGMEVHPWVWVFCVGYWRDIGPVLKAHPEWAERRADGSLFPDFEYGTAWLNPTLPEVRQYLADEFSEIVRRYDVDGLHLDYIRYSEQEVGSFGFSEASIAEFKSIYGVDPREITPGTSEAVQWHMWREYNVSSFVERLSEELRTIRPGL